From Streptomonospora salina, the proteins below share one genomic window:
- a CDS encoding ATP-binding cassette domain-containing protein codes for MADPIVVAEGLHKSFGDVHALRGLNLSVPEGTVCGVLGTNGAGKTTAVRILATLSDPDAGHARIAGYDVAREAGKVRARIGLAGQYAAVDEKLTGRGNLRMFGRLYHLSRREAHRRADELLERFDLVDAADRRVADYSGGMRRRLDLVTSLIRRPEALFLDEPTAGLDPRSRGAIWDSVRELAAEGTTVLLTTQYLDEADQLADDIAVIDHGRVVAAGTPEELKAAIGDRLDVVLDDPAALRPAATVLNALAGTEPAATGPDRLSLALPGGFRLAGIVRELDRAGIDAADVRRRRPTLDEVFLRLTDRTEPVR; via the coding sequence ATGGCGGATCCGATCGTGGTCGCCGAGGGGCTGCATAAGTCCTTCGGCGACGTCCATGCGCTGCGGGGCCTGAACCTGAGCGTCCCGGAAGGAACGGTCTGCGGCGTGCTGGGGACCAACGGCGCGGGGAAGACGACAGCGGTGCGCATCCTGGCGACCTTGTCCGATCCCGATGCCGGGCACGCCCGCATCGCCGGCTACGACGTCGCCCGCGAGGCCGGCAAGGTGCGCGCCAGGATCGGGCTCGCGGGCCAATACGCCGCCGTGGACGAGAAGCTCACCGGACGCGGCAACCTGCGCATGTTCGGGCGCCTCTACCACCTGTCCCGGCGCGAGGCGCACCGGCGCGCCGATGAACTGCTCGAGCGCTTCGACCTCGTCGACGCCGCCGACCGTCGGGTCGCCGACTACTCCGGCGGTATGCGGCGCCGCCTCGACCTGGTCACCAGCCTCATCCGGCGCCCCGAGGCGCTCTTCCTGGACGAGCCCACCGCCGGCCTGGACCCGCGCAGCCGCGGCGCGATCTGGGACAGCGTCCGCGAGCTCGCGGCGGAGGGCACCACGGTGCTGCTCACCACGCAGTATCTGGATGAGGCCGACCAACTGGCCGACGACATCGCCGTCATCGACCACGGGCGGGTCGTCGCCGCGGGCACGCCCGAGGAGCTGAAGGCCGCGATCGGGGACCGCCTCGACGTCGTCCTCGACGACCCCGCCGCGCTGCGTCCGGCGGCGACCGTACTGAACGCCCTGGCCGGAACCGAGCCCGCGGCGACGGGCCCCGACCGGCTCAGCCTCGCCCTGCCCGGCGGATTCCGGCTCGCCGGCATCGTGCGCGAGCTCGACCGCGCCGGGATCGACGCTGCCGACGTCCGGCGGCGCCGCCCCACCCTCGACGAGGTGTTCCTGCGCCTCACCGACCGCACGGAACCCGTCCGATGA
- a CDS encoding TetR/AcrR family transcriptional regulator, whose product MTDTEYVSIWMRPERPARGPKPVYSRAQITEAAVRIADAEGLEAATMRRIADEVGAGTMSLYRHVPGRGDLVELMADRVRGEIDVEGVPSGDWRADLTRYAYGVRAMWRRHPWIATVHQVVPGFGPNQLRLIERVMGTLDPRVSIDENLGLMAVLNGYVEGAARDEAGWAEEVRRSGLGETDWMMRSGPYVDRLVESGEYPVFSKIVADARGPHLSRDDRFQYGLDRVLDCIAAALPPPVAPPAAHREGQGDREGREDRGD is encoded by the coding sequence GTGACCGACACCGAGTACGTGAGTATCTGGATGCGGCCGGAGCGCCCGGCCCGCGGGCCCAAACCGGTCTACAGCCGCGCGCAGATCACCGAGGCGGCGGTCCGGATCGCCGACGCCGAGGGGCTGGAGGCCGCCACCATGCGGCGGATCGCCGACGAGGTCGGCGCGGGCACGATGTCGCTCTACCGGCACGTCCCCGGCCGCGGCGACCTCGTCGAACTCATGGCCGACCGGGTGCGGGGCGAGATCGACGTCGAGGGAGTGCCCTCCGGCGACTGGCGCGCGGACCTGACCCGCTACGCCTACGGGGTGCGGGCGATGTGGCGGCGGCACCCGTGGATCGCCACCGTGCACCAGGTCGTCCCCGGCTTCGGCCCCAACCAACTGCGCTTGATCGAACGGGTGATGGGGACCCTCGACCCCCGCGTCTCCATCGACGAGAACCTCGGCCTCATGGCCGTTCTGAACGGCTACGTCGAGGGCGCCGCCCGCGACGAGGCCGGCTGGGCCGAGGAGGTCCGCCGCAGCGGGCTCGGCGAGACGGACTGGATGATGCGGAGCGGCCCCTACGTCGACCGGCTGGTGGAGAGCGGCGAGTACCCGGTCTTCAGCAAGATCGTGGCGGATGCGCGCGGGCCGCACCTGAGCCGCGACGACCGGTTCCAGTACGGTCTGGACCGCGTCCTCGACTGCATCGCCGCGGCCCTCCCGCCACCGGTCGCGCCTCCGGCGGCGCACCGGGAAGGGCAGGGCGACCGGGAAGGGCGGGAGGACCGCGGCGATTAG
- a CDS encoding TetR/AcrR family transcriptional regulator: MSPIQGSRTGGRSARVQQSVHRAVRELQAERSRGELSVPLIAQRAGVTPSTIYRRWGDLQELFADVAVERLRPDTPTADTGALASDLEAWARQYLEEMSSTPGRAYVRDVLASDTGYGNAGRCCEYAREQIGAMLDRAAVRGESAPDTDAVVDHLVAPMMYRILFAPDTPTEEWVTGLVQGLLESGATGRRS; this comes from the coding sequence GTGAGTCCGATCCAAGGAAGCCGCACCGGCGGGCGCAGCGCCCGCGTGCAGCAATCGGTGCACCGGGCCGTGCGCGAACTCCAGGCCGAACGCTCGCGGGGCGAACTGAGCGTGCCGCTGATCGCCCAGCGCGCGGGCGTCACACCGTCGACGATCTACCGCCGCTGGGGAGACCTGCAGGAGCTCTTCGCCGACGTCGCCGTGGAGCGTCTTCGCCCGGACACCCCGACCGCCGACACCGGCGCACTCGCCTCCGACCTGGAGGCGTGGGCCCGGCAGTACCTGGAGGAGATGTCCTCGACGCCGGGCCGCGCGTACGTCCGCGACGTGCTCGCCAGCGACACCGGGTACGGCAACGCCGGGAGATGCTGCGAATACGCCCGCGAGCAGATCGGCGCCATGCTGGACCGCGCCGCCGTCCGCGGCGAGTCCGCCCCCGACACGGACGCGGTCGTCGACCACCTCGTCGCGCCGATGATGTACCGCATCCTGTTCGCCCCCGACACCCCCACCGAGGAGTGGGTCACGGGGCTGGTACAGGGCCTGCTGGAGAGCGGGGCGACCGGCCGCCGCTCATAA
- a CDS encoding MFS transporter, which produces MPATTPPPARTRRGVPSGAATAIQAAVLVTFLAASSAPTPIYAVYRDSWQLAPSALTVVFGVYALALLVALLVVGRISDHTGRRPAIVGAIALEAASMVVFLAADDLAPLIAARIMQGFATGAATGALGAGLLDSSPTRGPVVTSVAPLAGMGAGALGSSVLVQYAPAPMRLVYVVLLVLLVVQATAIATLGETAERRPGALASLRPAISVPRQARRALLVAAPIDIAVWALGGFYLSLGPALTAAATGSADPLVGGAAVCALTVSGAAAILLLGGAPALRVMLVGAPALAVGVATTLVGVHTGGTPVYFAGIVLAGIGFGAGFQGALRTVVPLAAPHQRAGLMSAFYVLSYLAVCLPAVTAGIAADTAALGTVADVYGTALIALAVLAGVGTLMISRAPDR; this is translated from the coding sequence ATGCCCGCCACCACACCGCCACCCGCGCGCACCCGCCGCGGGGTGCCCTCCGGCGCCGCCACCGCGATCCAGGCCGCCGTCCTCGTCACCTTCCTCGCCGCTTCCAGCGCGCCCACCCCGATCTACGCGGTCTATCGCGACTCCTGGCAGTTGGCGCCGAGCGCGCTGACCGTCGTGTTCGGCGTCTACGCGCTCGCGCTCCTCGTGGCGCTGCTGGTCGTGGGACGGATCTCGGACCACACCGGCCGCCGCCCCGCCATCGTCGGCGCCATCGCACTGGAGGCCGCTTCCATGGTGGTCTTCCTCGCCGCCGACGACCTGGCGCCGCTGATCGCCGCCCGCATCATGCAGGGGTTCGCGACCGGTGCGGCGACCGGAGCACTCGGCGCGGGACTGCTCGACAGCTCGCCCACCCGCGGCCCGGTGGTCACCAGCGTCGCCCCCTTGGCGGGCATGGGCGCCGGCGCCCTGGGCTCCAGCGTCCTCGTGCAGTACGCGCCCGCCCCGATGCGCCTGGTCTACGTCGTGCTGCTGGTCCTGCTGGTCGTCCAGGCCACCGCGATCGCGACACTCGGCGAGACCGCCGAGCGCAGGCCCGGCGCCCTGGCCTCGCTGCGTCCGGCGATCAGCGTCCCCCGCCAGGCTCGCCGCGCGCTGCTCGTCGCCGCGCCGATCGACATCGCCGTATGGGCGCTGGGCGGCTTCTACCTGTCCCTGGGGCCGGCACTCACCGCCGCCGCCACCGGTTCGGCCGACCCGCTGGTCGGGGGAGCCGCGGTCTGCGCCTTGACCGTCAGCGGAGCGGCGGCGATCCTGCTGCTGGGCGGCGCGCCCGCGCTGCGCGTCATGCTCGTCGGCGCGCCCGCCCTGGCGGTCGGAGTCGCCACCACGCTGGTCGGCGTGCACACCGGAGGGACCCCGGTGTACTTCGCCGGCATCGTGCTCGCCGGTATCGGCTTCGGCGCGGGCTTCCAGGGCGCGCTGCGCACCGTGGTCCCCCTGGCCGCTCCCCACCAGCGGGCGGGCCTGATGTCGGCCTTCTACGTGCTGAGCTACCTGGCCGTGTGCCTGCCCGCCGTCACCGCGGGAATCGCCGCCGACACAGCCGCCCTGGGCACCGTCGCCGACGTCTACGGCACGGCGCTCATCGCCCTCGCGGTCCTCGCGGGCGTCGGCACCCTCATGATCAGCCGCGCCCCCGACAGGTAG
- a CDS encoding VOC family protein, with amino-acid sequence MQLASTRIITDDVDALVAFYEAATGITAERLHPMFAELRTSSGTLAIASSATVPLLGDDAAEACANRSVALDFLVDDVDETCKELQNVAEVFVNAPADMPWGNRSLLVRDPDGNLINFFTPVGESAKARFADDVPRGF; translated from the coding sequence ATGCAGTTGGCATCCACCCGCATCATCACCGACGACGTCGACGCGCTCGTCGCGTTCTACGAAGCAGCCACTGGAATCACCGCCGAACGGCTCCACCCGATGTTCGCCGAGCTTCGTACGTCATCCGGCACGCTAGCCATCGCCAGCAGTGCCACGGTGCCGCTGCTCGGAGACGACGCCGCCGAGGCGTGCGCGAATCGCAGCGTCGCGCTGGACTTCCTCGTCGACGACGTCGACGAGACCTGCAAAGAACTCCAGAATGTCGCCGAAGTATTCGTTAATGCACCCGCGGACATGCCCTGGGGCAATCGCTCGCTTCTCGTCAGGGATCCCGACGGGAACCTGATCAATTTCTTCACACCGGTCGGCGAATCCGCCAAGGCCCGCTTTGCGGACGACGTCCCGAGAGGTTTCTAG
- a CDS encoding helix-turn-helix transcriptional regulator, which translates to MADTTARALQLLDLLQSAHLRTVAELAERLGVDERTIRRDVARLCDLGVPVETVRGRYGGYRLASGQRVLPLMFSREEVIVLYLGLARSQSASHEPQVAAQTALAKVKRAMPIADAERIDTLLGVMTPTSQHGGAAPEPSVMLTLAEAVDHRQVLDLRYLSGRGAPSRRTIHPYALVAHADRWYLVAFDADKQAERTFRVDRIRTARSLPGTFSPPQRSDAEPRLRERFADADYRWQVVLRIRESEEHIRAHLPLSVARLERSDGAEAPEHEGTAPWHRAEIHAESLDWLPAVIAALDCEVMIDRPDELRDRVRATATRLLHTSGRTR; encoded by the coding sequence ATGGCCGACACGACCGCGCGAGCGTTGCAATTGCTCGATCTGCTGCAGTCCGCGCATTTGCGTACCGTCGCCGAACTGGCAGAGCGCCTGGGAGTCGACGAACGGACGATTCGCAGAGACGTGGCGCGGCTGTGCGATCTGGGGGTGCCCGTCGAGACGGTGCGCGGGCGCTACGGCGGCTATCGGCTCGCGTCCGGCCAGCGCGTCCTCCCGCTCATGTTCAGCAGGGAAGAGGTGATCGTGCTCTACCTCGGACTCGCCCGTTCGCAGTCGGCCTCGCACGAGCCGCAGGTCGCCGCCCAGACTGCCCTGGCCAAGGTCAAGCGAGCGATGCCGATCGCCGATGCGGAGCGGATCGACACCCTGCTGGGGGTGATGACACCTACGTCTCAGCATGGGGGAGCCGCGCCCGAACCCTCCGTCATGCTGACCCTGGCGGAGGCCGTGGATCACCGACAGGTGCTCGATCTGCGCTACCTCAGCGGCCGGGGAGCACCGTCACGGCGCACGATCCACCCCTACGCTCTGGTCGCGCACGCAGACCGCTGGTATCTCGTCGCGTTCGACGCGGACAAGCAAGCCGAACGCACCTTCCGGGTAGACCGGATCCGAACAGCCCGTTCCCTGCCTGGAACCTTCTCTCCACCGCAGCGGTCCGACGCGGAACCTCGCCTCCGTGAGCGCTTCGCCGATGCCGACTACCGGTGGCAGGTCGTGCTGCGCATTCGCGAGAGCGAGGAGCACATCCGGGCGCATCTACCGCTCAGTGTGGCTCGACTCGAGAGATCGGATGGTGCCGAGGCCCCGGAACACGAAGGCACCGCGCCCTGGCACCGGGCCGAGATCCATGCCGAGAGTCTCGATTGGCTGCCGGCCGTTATAGCGGCTCTCGACTGCGAGGTGATGATCGATCGCCCCGATGAACTCCGAGACCGGGTGCGGGCCACTGCGACGCGATTGCTGCACACGTCCGGTCGCACCCGATGA
- a CDS encoding dihydrofolate reductase family protein → MSDTTCHMSISLDGFVAGPEQSRNEPLGKRGHELHGWHIGDPRATEADATANEWLMRPRGAYVMGRNMFGPIRGEWNETWNGWWGPEPPYHAPVFVLTHYAHEPIEMEGGTTFHFVTEGFGAAYARALETADGRGVDIAGGASTVRQALNADVIDELALDIAPVLLGSGERMFDGVETFGFEPIEVLHSPLATHIRYRKRDDAG, encoded by the coding sequence TTGTCCGACACCACCTGCCACATGTCGATCTCGCTCGACGGTTTCGTCGCCGGACCCGAGCAGAGCCGGAACGAGCCGCTGGGCAAGCGCGGCCACGAGCTGCACGGCTGGCATATCGGCGACCCGCGCGCGACCGAAGCCGACGCCACGGCCAACGAATGGCTGATGCGCCCGCGCGGCGCCTACGTCATGGGCCGAAACATGTTCGGGCCGATCCGAGGTGAGTGGAACGAGACGTGGAACGGATGGTGGGGACCCGAGCCCCCCTACCACGCCCCGGTCTTCGTGCTCACCCACTATGCCCACGAACCGATCGAGATGGAGGGCGGGACCACCTTCCACTTCGTGACCGAGGGCTTCGGCGCCGCTTACGCGCGGGCGCTCGAAACCGCCGACGGCAGGGGTGTGGACATCGCCGGCGGCGCTTCGACAGTTCGGCAGGCCCTCAACGCCGACGTGATCGACGAACTCGCCCTCGACATCGCACCCGTCCTACTCGGCAGCGGCGAGCGCATGTTCGACGGCGTCGAGACCTTCGGTTTCGAGCCCATCGAGGTGCTCCACTCACCACTGGCCACCCATATCCGCTACCGCAAACGCGACGACGCCGGCTGA
- a CDS encoding ABC transporter ATP-binding protein, whose product MSTRAALRTFGRLLPALRPEWRGMLAGYLVATASALGLAGLAVLTAWAVGHAIVERTPPGPLWWAAAVGLVLLRTLFTWQEMDVSHALAYRVLARLRMALFDAYARSVPARRREHSGRAAAVAMGDIEKLEFFYAHTVAQLGASLTVFLASFAAALFLLPEAALVMSLGSALVAGTALCWSGAARRTGEREQQDRETLSAQTVDALGALREVLGYGLAPRIIAETATATARAAAVTRRRELLSQLTAGVRELIVTAVVIGVIAVSAAAAGMLSGPADARLSPAVLPALVALALAGVTAVTEATAVLTQLHPLTASARRVGSGINRPPVVSAPDRPQEVPSGSLGLRFRAVSFAYDDRRPTLEGWSADVAPGEHVGLAGPSGAGKSTIIALAARLWDPSAGTVELAADGTAVPVTELDDEAFRGAVALVEQDARLFHGTVRDNLLRGTRPRPDTELSAVLERVGAKDWADLDEELGEGGLRLSGGQQARLCLARALIRRPRVLLVDEITASLDPETERIVSDVIAEFDGTVLAASHRAETLARFERVVHVHGSRRSTRAEAGPAPRPVEDRA is encoded by the coding sequence GTGAGTACCCGTGCAGCGCTGCGCACCTTCGGCCGACTCCTGCCCGCGCTGCGCCCCGAATGGCGCGGCATGCTCGCCGGCTATCTCGTCGCGACCGCGAGCGCCCTGGGTCTCGCCGGTCTGGCGGTGCTGACGGCCTGGGCGGTCGGCCACGCGATCGTCGAGCGGACACCGCCCGGACCGCTCTGGTGGGCTGCCGCCGTCGGTCTCGTACTGCTGCGGACCCTGTTCACCTGGCAGGAGATGGACGTGTCCCACGCCCTGGCCTACCGTGTGCTGGCCCGCCTGCGGATGGCGCTCTTCGACGCCTACGCGCGCAGCGTTCCCGCACGCCGCCGCGAGCACTCCGGGCGCGCGGCGGCCGTCGCGATGGGCGACATCGAGAAACTCGAGTTCTTCTACGCCCACACCGTGGCCCAGTTGGGCGCCTCGCTGACCGTCTTCCTCGCCTCCTTCGCCGCCGCCCTGTTCCTGTTGCCCGAGGCGGCGCTGGTGATGTCGCTCGGCAGTGCGCTGGTCGCGGGGACGGCGCTGTGCTGGTCCGGAGCCGCCAGACGGACCGGCGAACGGGAGCAACAGGACCGCGAAACCCTCTCGGCACAGACCGTCGACGCGCTCGGCGCGCTGCGCGAGGTGCTCGGCTACGGCCTCGCGCCGCGGATCATCGCCGAGACCGCCACAGCCACCGCGCGCGCGGCCGCGGTCACCCGCCGGCGGGAACTGCTCTCCCAACTGACCGCCGGGGTGCGCGAGCTGATCGTCACCGCCGTCGTGATCGGGGTCATCGCCGTCAGCGCCGCCGCCGCGGGTATGCTCTCCGGCCCCGCCGACGCACGCCTGTCCCCGGCGGTCCTGCCCGCGCTCGTGGCTCTCGCCCTCGCAGGCGTGACAGCCGTCACCGAGGCCACCGCGGTCCTGACCCAGCTCCATCCCCTCACCGCGAGCGCGCGACGCGTCGGTTCCGGTATCAACCGCCCGCCGGTCGTATCCGCGCCCGACCGGCCGCAGGAGGTTCCCAGCGGCTCTCTCGGCCTCCGGTTCCGTGCGGTCTCGTTCGCCTACGACGACCGGCGGCCGACGCTGGAGGGATGGTCGGCAGACGTGGCACCCGGTGAGCACGTCGGCCTCGCAGGGCCCTCCGGGGCGGGCAAGAGCACGATCATCGCGCTCGCGGCCCGCCTGTGGGACCCGTCGGCGGGGACCGTCGAGCTCGCCGCCGACGGCACGGCCGTCCCGGTCACCGAACTCGACGACGAGGCGTTCCGCGGCGCCGTGGCCCTGGTCGAGCAGGACGCCCGGCTGTTCCACGGCACCGTCCGCGACAACCTCCTGCGCGGGACCCGGCCGCGCCCCGACACGGAACTGTCCGCCGTGCTCGAACGCGTCGGCGCCAAGGACTGGGCCGATCTCGACGAGGAGCTGGGAGAAGGCGGCCTCCGCCTCTCCGGCGGGCAGCAGGCGCGCCTGTGCCTGGCCCGCGCCCTCATCCGGCGACCGCGCGTGCTGCTGGTGGACGAAATCACCGCGAGCCTCGACCCGGAGACCGAGCGCATCGTCTCCGACGTCATCGCCGAGTTCGACGGCACCGTACTCGCCGCATCGCACCGCGCCGAGACGCTCGCCCGCTTCGAACGCGTCGTCCACGTCCACGGCTCCCGCCGCAGCACCCGGGCAGAGGCGGGGCCCGCCCCTCGGCCCGTGGAAGACCGAGCCTGA
- a CDS encoding ATP-binding cassette domain-containing protein: protein MMIVGPLWREAARFPAALLSSAALLLLAFSTHLAQAAAIAWSMSAVLGGRPQDVLVALLLIFGIAVLRLLASLAQTAAAAGLGGRVRQAVRRRAMASALVPERLHDTAVRDGTVRASLGDGVDGTDAYVSKYIPAVVQVTVACPLVVALLALLSPWAAAGVAAAVLLAVFGPMAWKRMIARRQLDHWDSYEALSADVLESLRGMATLRTLGDVSGTRARLHARSEALRRATERVMRSGLAETAVTDLAVQGGIVAAAGVAVWGAVSGQPPAGEVYLVLLLGSEAFRPVRELSRHWHAGFLGLTAIRGLQDIGAFGPVRRGEAAGPAPEAADGDGADAPAPSAAVLRVSNLRFRYPGTASDVISGLDLTARRGELSAIIGPSGSGKSTLFDLLMGFLAPATGRLELDGRTLGTRDIAVVSQRPVLFAGTIRENLDVSGTAAGEADLVRACRAAGVLEEMRALTHGFDTEVAEAGASLSGGQRQRLALARALLAHRPVLLVDEPTSALDSDRAADVVETLHRVARDRIVIMITHRPEALADVPTVLRLDAGRLDRSVP, encoded by the coding sequence ATGATGATCGTCGGCCCCTTGTGGCGCGAGGCCGCACGGTTCCCCGCCGCGCTGCTGTCGAGCGCCGCGCTGCTGCTGCTCGCGTTCTCCACACACCTCGCCCAGGCCGCGGCGATCGCCTGGTCGATGTCGGCGGTGCTGGGCGGGCGGCCGCAAGACGTCCTCGTCGCGTTGCTGCTGATCTTCGGGATCGCGGTGCTGCGACTGCTGGCGTCCCTCGCGCAGACGGCGGCCGCCGCCGGGCTGGGAGGCCGGGTCAGGCAGGCCGTGCGCCGCCGTGCGATGGCGTCCGCGCTGGTGCCGGAGCGTCTGCACGACACCGCCGTCCGGGACGGCACGGTGCGGGCGAGTCTGGGCGACGGCGTCGACGGCACGGACGCCTACGTCTCGAAGTACATCCCCGCCGTCGTGCAGGTGACCGTGGCATGCCCGCTCGTGGTCGCCCTCCTCGCGCTCCTGTCGCCGTGGGCCGCGGCGGGTGTCGCCGCCGCGGTCCTGCTGGCCGTGTTCGGACCGATGGCGTGGAAGCGCATGATCGCCCGGCGCCAGCTCGACCACTGGGACAGCTACGAGGCGCTCAGCGCCGACGTGCTCGAATCCCTGCGGGGAATGGCGACGCTGCGGACCCTCGGCGACGTGTCGGGGACCCGCGCACGCCTGCACGCCCGCTCGGAGGCGCTGCGCCGGGCCACGGAACGGGTCATGCGCTCAGGCCTGGCCGAGACCGCGGTCACGGACCTCGCCGTCCAGGGCGGCATCGTCGCAGCCGCCGGCGTGGCCGTCTGGGGCGCGGTATCGGGGCAGCCGCCCGCGGGGGAGGTCTACCTCGTCCTGCTGCTCGGCTCGGAGGCGTTCCGGCCGGTCCGGGAGCTCTCCCGCCATTGGCATGCGGGGTTCCTGGGACTCACCGCGATCCGCGGGCTGCAGGACATCGGCGCGTTCGGCCCGGTGCGCCGCGGGGAGGCGGCAGGCCCCGCTCCGGAGGCCGCAGACGGGGACGGCGCCGACGCGCCCGCCCCTTCCGCCGCGGTGCTGCGGGTGTCGAATCTGCGTTTCCGGTACCCGGGCACGGCGTCCGACGTGATCAGCGGCCTGGACCTGACCGCCCGCCGCGGGGAATTGAGCGCGATCATCGGTCCGTCGGGGTCGGGGAAGTCGACCCTGTTCGACCTCCTGATGGGGTTCCTCGCCCCGGCCACCGGCCGGCTCGAGTTGGACGGCCGAACGCTGGGCACCCGGGACATCGCCGTCGTCTCCCAGCGTCCCGTGCTCTTCGCCGGGACGATCCGGGAGAACCTCGACGTCAGCGGCACCGCAGCCGGAGAGGCGGATTTGGTCCGGGCGTGCCGCGCGGCCGGGGTGCTGGAGGAGATGCGCGCGCTCACGCACGGCTTCGACACCGAGGTCGCCGAGGCCGGCGCGAGTCTGTCCGGCGGGCAGCGCCAGCGCCTCGCCCTGGCCAGGGCGCTGCTCGCGCACCGCCCCGTCCTTCTGGTAGACGAGCCGACCAGCGCGCTCGACTCCGACCGCGCCGCGGACGTCGTCGAGACGCTGCACCGGGTGGCGCGCGACCGCATCGTCATCATGATCACCCACCGCCCCGAGGCCCTCGCCGACGTGCCGACCGTGCTGCGGCTGGATGCGGGCCGTCTGGACAGGAGCGTTCCGTGA